Proteins found in one Zea mays cultivar B73 chromosome 1, Zm-B73-REFERENCE-NAM-5.0, whole genome shotgun sequence genomic segment:
- the LOC103635182 gene encoding glucose-1-phosphate adenylyltransferase large subunit 2, chloroplastic/amyloplastic-like, producing the protein MSPVRRGSGGYGSERMRINCCSIRRNKALRRMCFSARGAVSSTQCVLTSDAGPDTLVPIGGCYRLIDIPMNNCFNSGINKIFVMTQFNSASLNRHIHRTYLGGGINFTDGSVEVLAATQMPGEAAGWFQGTADAVRKFIWVLEDYYKHKAIEHILILSGDQLYRMDYMELVQVGDPLKQKEWWIGLRCV; encoded by the exons ATGAGCCCAGTGAGGAGAGGCAGTGGAGGTTATGGGAGTGAGAGGATGAGGATCAACTGCTGCAGCATCAGACGCAACAAGGCACTGAGGAGGATGTGTTTCAGTGCAAGGGGTGCTGTGAGCAGCACCCAGTGTGTGCTCACATCAGATGCTGGCCCAGACACTCTT GTTCCTATTGGAGGATGTTACAGGCTTATTGATATCCCCATGAACAACTGTTTCAACAGTGGCATAAACAAGATATTTGTTATGACTCAGTTCAACTCAGCTTCTCTTAACCGTCACATTCATCGTACCTATCTTGGTGGGGGGATCAACTTCACTGATGGATCTGTTGAG GTGCTGGCTGCAACACAAATGCCTGGGGAGGCTGCTGGTTGGTTCCAGGGCACAGCAGACGCCGTTAGAAAATTTATCTGGGTACTTGAG GATTATTACAAGCATAAAGCTATAGAACACATTTTGATTTTGTCAGGAGATCAACTCTATCGTATGGATTACATGGAGCTTGTGCAGGTTGGTGATCCGCTCAAACAAAAGGAATGGTGGATAGGATTAAGATGTGTGTAG